From a region of the Methanobrevibacter sp. V74 genome:
- the hcp gene encoding hydroxylamine reductase, which produces MADNGLDMFCYQCSQTAHGTGCTISGVCGKKPTVARLQDNLIFTMKGISAYNYNANVLGKYNPEIDAFLTKGLYTTLTNVNFDTEDLVALALEAGKISVDVMRLLKDAHIDAYGEPRPVEVKVGAQEGPAIIVTGHDLKALEELLKQVEGTDIKVYTHSEMLPAHGYPGLNKYKNLAGQLGGAWHDQRTTFKKYNAAIVGTSNCVLPALDAYKERMFTMDVAKLEGVKTIEDYDFSEVIECARSLGGLEPEELTAVTTGWSAGAIVEHADTIKRLVEEGKIRRFFVVGGCDKAAKHNDYYRDFVQNLPEDTVILTLACGKFKFNDLDLGDIEGIPRLLDVGQCNDTIVAVDVALALCDLFDMELNELPLTIVLSWMEQKAVAVLWALLYLGKTDMWLGPVLPAWCNDDIINVLVENYNLTPTSGNALVDIKRILGE; this is translated from the coding sequence ATGGCAGATAATGGCTTAGATATGTTTTGTTATCAATGTTCCCAAACCGCTCATGGTACTGGATGTACTATCAGTGGAGTTTGTGGTAAAAAACCTACCGTAGCAAGATTACAGGATAACTTAATCTTTACTATGAAAGGAATCAGTGCATACAACTACAATGCAAATGTTTTAGGTAAATACAATCCTGAAATTGATGCATTTTTAACTAAAGGTTTGTATACTACTTTAACTAATGTTAACTTTGATACTGAGGATTTGGTGGCATTAGCTTTAGAAGCAGGTAAAATCAGTGTTGATGTAATGAGATTACTCAAAGACGCTCACATTGATGCTTACGGCGAACCAAGACCTGTAGAGGTAAAAGTTGGAGCACAAGAAGGGCCGGCTATTATTGTAACCGGTCACGACTTAAAAGCATTGGAAGAATTATTAAAACAAGTAGAAGGAACTGATATTAAGGTTTACACTCACTCTGAAATGTTGCCGGCTCACGGATATCCTGGATTAAACAAATATAAAAATTTAGCAGGACAATTAGGTGGGGCATGGCATGATCAAAGAACAACCTTTAAAAAATACAATGCAGCTATTGTTGGAACCAGTAATTGTGTTTTGCCAGCACTTGATGCATACAAGGAAAGAATGTTCACTATGGATGTAGCGAAACTTGAAGGAGTTAAAACCATAGAAGATTATGATTTCTCAGAAGTAATTGAATGTGCAAGATCTTTAGGAGGATTGGAGCCTGAAGAATTAACTGCAGTTACAACCGGTTGGAGTGCAGGAGCTATTGTTGAACATGCTGATACTATTAAAAGATTAGTGGAAGAAGGTAAAATTAGAAGATTCTTTGTAGTAGGTGGCTGTGACAAAGCAGCAAAACACAATGACTACTACAGAGACTTTGTGCAAAACTTACCTGAAGACACTGTTATTTTAACTTTAGCTTGCGGTAAATTCAAATTCAACGACTTGGATTTAGGCGACATTGAAGGAATTCCAAGATTATTGGATGTTGGTCAATGTAATGATACTATCGTAGCAGTAGATGTTGCACTTGCTTTATGTGATTTATTTGACATGGAATTAAATGAACTGCCATTGACAATTGTTCTCAGTTGGATGGAACAAAAAGCAGTAGCAGTTCTCTGGGCATTACTTTACTTAGGTAAAACTGACATGTGGCTTGGGCCTGTGCTTCCTGCATGGTGTAACGATGATATCATAAATGTTTTGGTTGAAAACTATAATTTGACTCCTACTTCTGGCAATGCTTTAGTCGACATTAAAAGAATTTTAGGAGAATAA
- a CDS encoding cupin domain-containing protein — translation MMENLKSKALDIENLVQYEKDSVVSREVIKKELGTVTFFAFDKGQGLSEHSAPFDAMVQIIDGEAEITISGEKHTVKKGEIIIMPANEPHALQAENTPYKMILTMIKSD, via the coding sequence ATTATGGAAAATTTAAAATCAAAAGCATTGGATATTGAAAATTTAGTGCAGTATGAAAAAGACAGTGTAGTAAGCCGGGAAGTAATTAAAAAAGAGCTTGGAACAGTAACATTCTTCGCCTTTGATAAGGGTCAAGGATTATCTGAACACTCAGCTCCTTTTGATGCGATGGTTCAAATTATTGATGGTGAAGCTGAAATAACAATCTCCGGTGAAAAGCACACTGTTAAAAAGGGTGAAATTATTATCATGCCTGCAAATGAACCGCATGCACTTCAGGCTGAAAATACTCCCTACAAAATGATTTTGACCATGATCAAAAGTGATTAA
- a CDS encoding rubredoxin-like domain-containing protein has product MAWRCKVCDYVFEGDELPDDYVCPLCGLGPEYFEEIKD; this is encoded by the coding sequence ATGGCATGGAGATGCAAAGTTTGCGATTATGTATTTGAAGGCGATGAACTGCCTGATGATTATGTTTGCCCTTTATGTGGGTTAGGTCCTGAATATTTTGAAGAAATTAAGGACTAA
- a CDS encoding class I SAM-dependent methyltransferase, with the protein MKQCIENPNDVDWTKFWAEKLSKKVDKDWDKAAPGFFKRTKKEDYYNALFDRLILDENDTVLDVGCGEGSVTIPIAKKVKKVIGIDSSPKMLEYLEKRARDEDASNIETILKPIEEISYDEIGDVDVVVCSRSLNGIIPIEDVLCELNRIAKKYVFITIFGPENKKIEKDFDEELGIKTEDFPDYNYFFNILFNMGIYANIERFDLQNYRKYSSIEEAMDNGKFRLDLYSDSEKELLKDYLKRILTYDEESEKYYTIKDKADWIIIWWCNKNKKN; encoded by the coding sequence ATGAAACAATGCATAGAAAATCCGAATGATGTTGACTGGACAAAATTTTGGGCTGAAAAGCTATCAAAAAAAGTAGATAAAGACTGGGACAAAGCGGCTCCGGGATTTTTTAAAAGAACAAAAAAGGAAGACTATTATAATGCACTATTTGATAGATTAATCCTTGATGAAAACGATACGGTCTTAGATGTAGGTTGTGGTGAAGGATCTGTTACAATACCCATAGCTAAAAAAGTTAAAAAAGTAATTGGAATTGATTCATCCCCGAAAATGTTGGAATATTTGGAAAAAAGAGCTAGAGATGAAGATGCTTCAAATATAGAAACTATATTAAAACCGATTGAAGAGATTAGTTATGATGAAATTGGGGATGTTGATGTTGTTGTCTGTTCAAGATCTCTAAATGGCATTATTCCAATTGAAGATGTATTATGTGAATTGAATAGAATAGCCAAGAAATATGTTTTCATAACTATTTTTGGACCTGAAAATAAAAAAATCGAAAAAGACTTCGATGAAGAATTAGGCATTAAAACTGAGGATTTTCCAGACTATAATTATTTCTTCAATATACTGTTCAATATGGGAATTTATGCAAATATTGAAAGATTTGACTTGCAGAATTACCGTAAATATTCAAGTATTGAAGAAGCAATGGACAATGGCAAATTCAGACTTGATTTATACTCGGATAGTGAGAAAGAATTGTTAAAGGATTATTTAAAAAGAATTTTAACATATGATGAGGAATCTGAAAAATACTATACCATTAAAGATAAGGCCGACTGGATAATTATCTGGTGGTGCAATAAAAATAAAAAAAATTAG
- a CDS encoding aldo/keto reductase — MKLGKTNLEVNKNGFGALPIQRRNYADSIEILKTAYDNGIDFYDTARFYTDSESKLGCAFEDVRENIYIASKTGMESVEEFWRDLETSLKELKTDYLDLYQFHNISFCPKEEDDLYKAMIKAKQEGKINHIGITTHKITIAHEALDSGLYETLQYPFSYLSGAEELQLVEKCRQLDVGFIAMKAMGGGLLKQSKTSYAYINQFDNVLPIWGIQRLSELEEFLSYPNDLLLDDETKKITENDKKELGDNFCRGCGYCMPCPEDINISLCARMSLWIRRFPTEPNLDEKTQEIMKKTLDCIECYECVDNCPYELDIPELLKENYDDYMDVLEGRTII, encoded by the coding sequence ATGAAGCTTGGAAAAACTAATTTGGAAGTTAATAAAAATGGATTTGGAGCACTGCCTATCCAGAGAAGAAATTATGCCGATTCTATTGAAATATTGAAAACCGCATATGACAACGGCATTGATTTTTATGATACTGCACGTTTTTATACCGATAGCGAATCCAAACTGGGATGTGCTTTTGAAGATGTGCGTGAAAATATTTATATTGCGTCAAAAACCGGAATGGAAAGTGTTGAAGAATTTTGGAGAGATTTGGAAACATCCCTTAAAGAATTGAAAACAGATTATCTCGATCTTTATCAGTTCCACAATATTTCATTTTGTCCAAAAGAAGAAGATGATTTATACAAAGCCATGATAAAAGCCAAACAAGAGGGCAAAATTAATCATATCGGCATAACTACCCATAAAATCACGATTGCCCATGAAGCACTTGATAGTGGACTTTATGAAACCTTACAATATCCCTTTTCATATTTAAGTGGGGCTGAAGAATTGCAGCTTGTTGAAAAATGCAGGCAATTAGATGTCGGTTTTATTGCCATGAAAGCAATGGGCGGTGGGCTTTTGAAACAATCAAAAACAAGTTATGCATACATTAACCAATTTGATAATGTATTGCCCATATGGGGAATTCAACGCCTAAGTGAACTTGAAGAGTTCCTATCATATCCAAACGATTTACTTTTAGATGATGAAACTAAAAAAATTACTGAAAATGATAAAAAAGAATTAGGTGACAACTTTTGTAGAGGTTGCGGATATTGTATGCCCTGTCCTGAAGACATTAACATCAGTTTATGTGCTAGAATGTCACTTTGGATTAGGCGATTTCCAACAGAACCTAATCTGGACGAGAAAACTCAAGAAATTATGAAAAAAACCCTAGATTGCATAGAATGCTATGAATGTGTTGATAACTGCCCATATGAACTGGACATTCCAGAATTATTAAAAGAAAACTATGACGATTATATGGATGTTTTAGAAGGGAGGACAATAATATGA
- a CDS encoding glutamate--tRNA ligase, whose translation MNDLEKIIYKHALLNAAKHKGSANPGAVMGSIMSNEPELRSKAKEISPMSGKIVAQVNALSPEEQASEMEKYGVEVQEKKPKVKETGLQELPGAHENIVLRFAPNPSGPLHIGHSRAAVPNAEYVKRYGGKLILRIEDTDPKRIFEPAYEMIPEDLKWLGVNPDEIIYQSDRFEIYYDYARQLIEKGAAYMCTCDGAAFKELKDNCKSCPCRDNDVGENLELWDKFDEMETGEAVLRVKTDINHKNPAIRDWVAMRLVDEVHPRLGTEYRIYPMMNFSVAVDDHLMGMTHVLRGKDHLANSEKQKYLYGHMGWDLPEFIHYGRLKMEDIALSTSKAKEGIENGTYSGWDDPRLGTLRAIERRGIQAKTIYDLIIEIGVKMADSAISWKKIYGLNRSLLEPIANRYFFCENPQLIEIDGYSDGKVDIERPLHADHMDRGNRHLPFDGKAYLAQGDIAEGIFRLMDAVNVNISGDEVTYHSTSFEDAREVKARIIQWVPVENNVNVKIVMDDASLKTGLGEGALKDLKVGDIVQFERVGFARLDEIAGDELIFYYAHK comes from the coding sequence ATGAATGATTTAGAAAAGATTATCTATAAACATGCTTTGCTTAATGCAGCTAAACATAAAGGATCTGCAAATCCTGGAGCTGTAATGGGTTCAATCATGTCAAACGAACCTGAACTTAGGAGCAAGGCTAAAGAAATTAGCCCGATGTCCGGTAAAATTGTAGCACAGGTAAATGCACTTTCACCAGAAGAGCAGGCTAGTGAAATGGAAAAATATGGGGTTGAAGTTCAAGAGAAAAAACCTAAAGTAAAAGAAACAGGCCTTCAAGAACTCCCTGGAGCTCATGAAAACATTGTATTGAGATTTGCTCCAAACCCAAGCGGACCGCTTCATATTGGACACTCAAGAGCAGCAGTGCCAAATGCTGAATATGTCAAAAGATATGGTGGCAAATTGATTTTAAGGATTGAAGATACTGACCCGAAAAGGATATTCGAACCTGCTTATGAAATGATTCCTGAAGATTTGAAATGGTTGGGGGTCAATCCGGATGAAATAATTTATCAATCTGATAGATTTGAAATTTATTATGATTATGCTCGCCAATTAATTGAAAAGGGTGCAGCTTATATGTGTACTTGTGACGGTGCAGCATTTAAAGAATTAAAGGACAATTGCAAATCCTGCCCATGCCGCGACAATGATGTAGGCGAAAACCTTGAATTATGGGATAAATTCGACGAAATGGAAACTGGTGAAGCGGTACTTAGAGTTAAAACAGACATTAATCATAAAAATCCAGCTATTCGCGATTGGGTTGCAATGAGGTTAGTTGATGAAGTTCACCCAAGATTAGGTACAGAATATAGAATTTATCCCATGATGAACTTCTCAGTTGCTGTTGATGACCATTTAATGGGAATGACTCATGTGCTTAGAGGAAAAGACCATTTAGCAAACAGTGAAAAACAAAAATACTTATATGGCCATATGGGTTGGGACTTGCCGGAATTCATCCATTATGGAAGACTGAAAATGGAAGATATTGCACTCAGCACTTCAAAAGCTAAGGAAGGTATTGAAAATGGCACTTACTCTGGATGGGACGATCCAAGACTTGGTACTTTAAGAGCTATTGAAAGAAGAGGAATTCAAGCTAAAACCATTTATGATTTAATCATTGAAATTGGAGTTAAAATGGCTGACTCTGCAATTAGCTGGAAGAAGATTTACGGTTTAAATCGCAGTCTTTTAGAACCGATAGCTAATAGATATTTCTTCTGTGAAAATCCGCAGCTAATCGAAATTGACGGTTACAGTGACGGCAAAGTTGATATTGAAAGACCTTTGCATGCTGATCATATGGACAGGGGAAATCGTCATTTGCCGTTTGACGGAAAAGCATATCTTGCACAAGGAGATATTGCTGAGGGAATATTTAGATTAATGGATGCGGTTAATGTAAACATCAGTGGTGATGAGGTAACCTATCATTCAACTTCATTTGAAGATGCAAGAGAAGTCAAAGCCAGAATTATCCAATGGGTTCCAGTGGAAAACAATGTTAATGTTAAAATTGTTATGGATGATGCATCTCTTAAAACAGGTTTAGGTGAAGGTGCACTTAAAGATTTGAAAGTTGGAGACATTGTTCAGTTTGAAAGAGTGGGATTTGCAAGGCTTGATGAAATTGCAGGTGATGAATTAATATTTTATTATGCTCATAAATAG
- a CDS encoding ATPase, whose protein sequence is MNMITILIWITIAIIAAIAIISVKLHYRGDELEHEEGSILTSTESINNALNFGKEKLNTNDNYPSTHSSLSQNDNNLNLFRNDDEPNDAPIVPEVENTDLTNYEYHSENQVLINYDDNVEKFQEPIKQNQMDIMTQNNKDTGELKDLFTIDELIKESKRKDSEREKESQKIGKIEDDTELDEIKQSIKNKTQEPLIEEVIAEEENKETSIEHIIDEDKKESEIPSVASQKDIDEAINTASRDSKKEEVESVSEENNITDSLLNQNAPKISEPALKTPNKVKTKDYELGASIDDVDLFKEDEKEEGMDLDYRKDLDKFTNKIKESTIFQEVKDSSILQNVKGKLSSETEELPPKQDEIPQDEFIRTVNEYEYDEYAPIINETHVDFDASYEEYHDQRLRQENTKRVFNMAKNSPEPEVAKQKIPEIKSKPARDNIKVKLNNDEVVLKKGDEIIFNHAGETYSSQVYAINGDDISVKYRRKNIMIKPSDIKKIY, encoded by the coding sequence ATGAATATGATAACTATTTTAATTTGGATAACTATTGCAATAATCGCTGCAATAGCCATAATAAGTGTTAAACTACATTACCGAGGCGATGAATTAGAACACGAAGAAGGATCAATACTGACAAGTACAGAAAGCATAAACAATGCATTAAACTTTGGTAAAGAAAAATTAAATACAAATGACAATTATCCAAGCACACACAGTAGTTTATCTCAAAATGACAACAACCTTAACTTATTTAGAAATGATGATGAACCAAATGATGCTCCTATTGTTCCGGAAGTTGAAAATACTGACCTAACAAATTATGAGTACCACTCTGAAAATCAAGTACTTATTAATTACGATGATAATGTTGAAAAATTTCAAGAACCAATTAAACAAAACCAGATGGATATTATGACTCAAAATAATAAAGACACCGGCGAATTAAAAGACTTATTCACAATCGATGAATTAATCAAGGAATCTAAAAGGAAAGATAGTGAAAGAGAAAAAGAATCACAAAAAATCGGCAAAATTGAAGATGACACTGAATTAGATGAAATTAAACAGAGCATTAAAAATAAAACTCAAGAACCACTAATCGAAGAAGTAATTGCTGAAGAGGAAAATAAAGAAACATCAATTGAACACATCATTGACGAGGATAAAAAAGAAAGCGAAATTCCATCTGTTGCATCCCAAAAAGATATTGATGAGGCAATAAATACCGCTTCCAGAGACAGCAAAAAAGAAGAAGTTGAAAGTGTTTCTGAAGAAAACAACATTACTGATTCATTATTAAATCAAAACGCTCCTAAAATCTCTGAACCTGCCTTGAAAACACCAAACAAAGTTAAAACCAAAGATTATGAACTTGGAGCTTCTATTGATGATGTTGATTTATTTAAAGAAGATGAAAAAGAAGAAGGCATGGATTTAGATTACAGAAAAGATTTAGATAAATTTACAAATAAAATTAAGGAATCAACAATTTTCCAAGAAGTTAAAGACTCTTCAATTTTACAAAATGTCAAAGGCAAATTATCTAGTGAAACAGAGGAATTGCCTCCAAAACAAGATGAAATACCGCAGGACGAGTTCATCAGAACCGTTAATGAATATGAGTATGATGAATATGCTCCAATTATTAATGAAACCCATGTTGACTTTGATGCAAGCTATGAAGAATACCACGATCAAAGATTAAGGCAGGAAAATACTAAACGTGTATTTAATATGGCTAAAAACTCACCAGAACCAGAAGTAGCAAAACAAAAAATACCTGAAATCAAAAGCAAACCTGCAAGAGACAACATTAAAGTTAAATTAAATAATGATGAAGTCGTGCTTAAAAAAGGTGATGAAATCATCTTCAACCATGCTGGTGAAACCTATTCAAGCCAAGTTTATGCAATAAACGGTGATGATATCTCAGTTAAGTACAGACGTAAAAATATTATGATTAAACCAAGTGATATTAAAAAGATATATTGA
- a CDS encoding LL-diaminopimelate aminotransferase, producing the protein MVVKINENYLKLKSSYLFVEVARREQEFVKNNPDADIIKMGIGDVTKPLAPAVIDAFRKAVDEMEDGETFRGYGPEQGYEFLAEAIVEDYKKYGVLLDTSEVFISDGAKCDTGNIQEIFGTDNKIAVTDPVYTVYVDTNVMAGRTGEMADDGMYEGLTYLKCNAENDFIPELPDESVDIIYLCYPNNPTGTTLTKDQLKVFVDYAKENKSLILFDAAYEAFINEDNVPHSIFEIEGAKEVAIEFKSFSKTAGFTGTRCAYTVVPKQLKGYAADGEEVEINPLWNRRQTTKFNGASYPVQRAAEATYSVEGQKQIREVIDYYMENAKIIRESLTDIGLEVYGGISSPYIWVKTPKNMDSWDFFDILLNDANVVGTPGSGFGPSGEGYLRLTAFNTLENTKEAMDRISKLEF; encoded by the coding sequence ATGGTTGTTAAAATTAATGAGAACTATCTCAAATTAAAAAGCAGCTATCTTTTTGTTGAGGTAGCTAGAAGAGAACAAGAATTTGTAAAGAATAATCCTGATGCTGATATAATTAAAATGGGTATTGGGGACGTTACAAAACCATTGGCGCCTGCTGTAATTGATGCATTCAGAAAAGCGGTTGATGAAATGGAGGATGGTGAAACATTCAGAGGATATGGTCCGGAACAGGGTTATGAGTTTTTAGCTGAAGCTATTGTAGAGGATTATAAAAAATACGGCGTTTTGCTGGATACTTCAGAAGTATTCATTAGCGACGGGGCAAAATGCGACACTGGAAACATTCAAGAAATCTTTGGAACTGATAATAAAATCGCTGTAACCGATCCAGTATATACAGTTTATGTTGATACTAATGTGATGGCTGGAAGAACTGGGGAAATGGCTGATGATGGAATGTATGAAGGTTTAACCTATCTTAAATGTAATGCGGAAAATGATTTTATTCCAGAATTGCCTGATGAAAGTGTTGATATAATTTATTTATGCTATCCAAACAACCCAACAGGTACAACATTGACAAAAGATCAATTAAAGGTTTTCGTTGATTATGCAAAAGAAAACAAATCATTAATCTTATTTGACGCAGCTTATGAAGCATTTATAAATGAAGATAACGTTCCTCACAGTATTTTCGAAATTGAAGGTGCAAAGGAAGTAGCTATTGAATTTAAAAGCTTTTCAAAAACCGCCGGATTTACAGGAACCCGTTGCGCATACACGGTTGTTCCCAAACAACTAAAAGGTTATGCTGCAGATGGTGAAGAGGTAGAAATCAATCCTTTATGGAATAGAAGGCAAACCACTAAATTTAATGGCGCATCCTATCCTGTTCAAAGAGCGGCTGAAGCCACATATTCTGTAGAAGGCCAAAAACAAATCAGGGAAGTAATTGACTATTATATGGAAAACGCTAAAATTATCCGTGAAAGTTTAACTGATATTGGGTTGGAAGTTTACGGAGGCATTAGCTCACCTTATATTTGGGTGAAAACTCCAAAAAACATGGATTCATGGGATTTCTTCGATATTTTATTAAATGATGCAAATGTTGTTGGAACTCCAGGTTCCGGATTCGGTCCAAGCGGGGAAGGCTATTTGAGGCTTACTGCATTCAATACATTAGAAAATACAAAAGAAGCAATGGACAGAATTTCAAAATTAGAATTTTAG
- a CDS encoding DUF6882 domain-containing protein gives MKKIEKAISIEEDDSFKTVLSKYGALGLDKQENLSELIGETVGDLDIERGTVRFGEIVFPVQILGFHMQESKQWSWAWDSEEIFGRDLIQGALEIKAIGDKFGIAEFNTPILNSTYDDCHTLAVACVPILKMDGYYAVSEDGIDIFVAVKSDLIKENNTVEKFRNTYYTFQKNFNIYPKIAFEAYTKLKGYEFKPHDEFSLAKIGESRVMAGFTDRGNVTRILLFGDGEE, from the coding sequence TTGAAAAAAATAGAAAAAGCAATAAGTATTGAAGAAGATGATTCATTCAAAACAGTATTGTCCAAATATGGTGCTTTAGGTCTTGACAAACAAGAAAATCTATCTGAATTAATTGGCGAAACCGTTGGAGATTTGGACATTGAAAGGGGAACTGTTCGCTTTGGCGAAATAGTATTTCCAGTTCAGATATTAGGTTTCCATATGCAGGAGTCCAAACAGTGGTCTTGGGCATGGGATAGCGAGGAAATCTTTGGCAGGGATTTAATTCAGGGAGCCCTTGAAATCAAAGCTATTGGAGATAAGTTCGGCATTGCCGAGTTCAATACTCCCATTTTAAATTCCACTTATGATGATTGCCATACTTTAGCGGTGGCCTGTGTACCTATCTTAAAAATGGACGGATATTATGCAGTTTCAGAAGATGGCATCGATATTTTTGTAGCCGTCAAGTCTGATTTGATAAAAGAAAATAATACTGTTGAGAAATTCAGAAATACTTACTATACTTTCCAAAAGAATTTCAATATTTATCCAAAAATCGCATTTGAAGCATATACCAAACTTAAAGGTTATGAATTCAAACCTCATGATGAGTTTTCCCTTGCAAAGATCGGAGAGTCTCGTGTAATGGCGGGATTTACTGATAGGGGAAATGTCACACGGATATTGCTTTTCGGTGACGGGGAAGAGTGA
- a CDS encoding adenylosuccinate synthetase, which produces MTCSILVGGAWGDEGKGKCITYLCDNDKPNIIARAGVGPNAGHSVEFNGEKYGLRLTPSGFVHTDAKLMIGAGVLVNPDVLYDEFENLKKYGVEERMCIDPRCAIITEDHMNRDKSSKHLSKKIGSTGSGCGPANSDRVLRTIGLAREVPELEEYITDVSLEINEAIDNGEEVFIEGSQGFALSLYYGTYPFVTSKDTTASTFAADVGVGPTKVDEVIDVFKAYISRVGEGPFPTEMTQKEAESKGLEEYGVVTGRRRRIGYFDMELAKESCRINGATQIALTCVDRLFDCARVQDYGELSAETKAFIEDIQTETGVPVTIISTGPDLKDTIDLRKELL; this is translated from the coding sequence ATGACTTGTAGTATTTTAGTTGGTGGAGCATGGGGGGATGAAGGTAAAGGAAAATGCATCACTTACCTTTGTGACAATGATAAACCTAATATTATTGCTCGTGCAGGTGTTGGACCAAATGCAGGACACTCTGTTGAATTTAACGGAGAAAAATATGGTTTAAGGCTCACCCCATCTGGTTTTGTACATACAGATGCTAAACTTATGATTGGTGCTGGAGTTTTAGTTAATCCTGATGTATTATATGATGAATTTGAAAACTTGAAAAAGTATGGTGTTGAAGAAAGGATGTGTATAGACCCTCGATGTGCAATCATTACCGAAGATCACATGAACAGGGATAAGTCATCTAAACATTTATCTAAAAAAATTGGAAGCACTGGTTCAGGTTGCGGGCCTGCAAACTCAGATAGGGTTCTAAGAACAATTGGCCTTGCCCGTGAAGTTCCGGAACTTGAAGAATACATTACTGATGTGTCTCTTGAAATAAATGAAGCTATTGACAATGGTGAAGAGGTATTTATCGAAGGTTCACAGGGTTTCGCTCTATCCCTTTACTATGGAACCTATCCATTTGTAACCAGTAAAGATACTACAGCATCCACATTTGCCGCTGATGTCGGTGTTGGACCAACTAAAGTGGATGAGGTCATTGACGTATTTAAAGCCTATATTTCCCGTGTTGGAGAAGGACCATTCCCAACCGAAATGACTCAAAAAGAGGCAGAAAGTAAAGGTTTGGAGGAATACGGTGTTGTAACTGGAAGACGTAGGAGAATTGGTTACTTTGATATGGAGCTTGCAAAGGAATCTTGCAGAATCAACGGTGCAACTCAAATCGCTTTAACTTGTGTTGACAGATTATTTGACTGTGCTCGTGTACAGGATTACGGCGAATTGTCCGCTGAAACCAAAGCTTTCATTGAAGATATACAAACTGAAACTGGTGTGCCGGTAACTATCATTTCTACTGGGCCTGATTTAAAAGACACAATTGATTTAAGAAAAGAATTATTATAA